The following proteins come from a genomic window of Sorghum bicolor cultivar BTx623 chromosome 3, Sorghum_bicolor_NCBIv3, whole genome shotgun sequence:
- the LOC8070459 gene encoding proline-rich receptor-like protein kinase PERK8 — protein sequence MASSPSPSPGTIRATLPPSTATPSPVTTTPTLASPAPVTQPNATPADPPSSPAAPPPLPSASTPPPQLTSPPPSLPPPPPDAVPPPPVVVASPPPVPAAVVPPPSPPVAVPPPPTPAATPKPSPIPIRPPAAASPPPSNLPAPNPPADPTPPTVVQPPPPRRRPPSTPQTEPPPLAPPPSGIPVKPSPTSPSPTSTDPSIPTPSSPSPPGMTPSTPGSGSTPSVPAPATAADPVSPVTPGGQGSNKSSSPASPSSSSSVDSGGMSSGAKAGIGVVVAILVLSLVGAAFWYKKKRRRVHGYHAGFVMPSPASTPTQVLGYSAKTNFSAGSPESKDSMPEFSMGNCRFFTYEELYQITNGFSAQNLLGEGGFGSVYKGCLADGREVAVKKLKDGGGQGEREFHAEVDIISRVHHRHLVSLVGYCISDDQRLLVYDFVPNNTLHYHLHGRGVPVLEWPARVRIAAGSARGIAYLHEDCHPRIIHRDIKSSNILLDNNFEALVADFGLARLAMDACTHVTTRVMGTFGYLAPEYASSGKLTERSDVFSFGVVLLELITGRKPVDASKPLGDESLVEWARPLLTQALETGNAGELVDARLNKNYNEVEMFRMIEAAAACIRHSASRRPRMSQVVRVLDSLADVDLTNGVQPGKSEMFNVANTAEIRMFQRMAFGSQDFTTDFSQSSWNSQSQSRSLDASGSRPL from the exons ATGGCGTCGTCACCTTCCCCTTCCCCGGGCACCATCAGGGCCACCTTGCCGCCTTCCACCGCAACGCCGTCGCCGGTAACCACCACGCCCACGCTGGCCTCCCCGGCCCCGGTGACGCAGCCCAATGCTACTCCGGCTGACCCTCCCTCGTCGCCGGCCGCgcctcctcccctcccctccgcaTCCACGCCACCGCCACAGCTCACTTCTCCACCGCCCTCCTTGCCTCCGCCTCCTCCGGACGCCGTGCCACCACCGCCAGTAGTTGTTGCCTCTCCGCCACCAGTCCCAGCAGCCGTAGTGCCCCCACCCTCGCCGCCGGTTGCAGTACCCCCACCACCTACACCTGCTGCCACACCAAAGCCGTCGCCTATACCTATACGCCCCCCAGCGGCCGCGTCGCCACCCCCATCCAATTTGCCGGCGCCCAACCCGCCGGCTGACCCAACGCCGCCGACAGTAGTGCAGCCACCTCCACCACGGCGCCGGCCACCAAGTACGCCTCAGACAGAACCTCCACCCCTGGCACCACCACCTTCTGGAATTCCTGTCAAACCTTCTCCGACCAGTCCCTCACCGACATCCACAGATCCTTCGATCCCCACTCCCTCTAGCCCCTCACCTCCAGGGATGACACCGTCCACACCAGGCTCTGGTAGTACTCCATCGGTGCCAGCCCCAGCAACGGCAGCTGATCCAGTTAGCCCAGTAACACCTGGGGGCCAAGGTTCCAACAAGTCATCGAGTCCAGCCTCGCCGAGCAGCAGCTCCTCAGTAGACAGTGGTGGGATGTCTTCTGGTGCAAAGGCAGGCATTGGTGTAGTTGTTGCCATTCTTGTGCTtagcttggttggagctgcatTTTGGTACAAGAAGAAACGGAGGAGAGTTCATGGATACCATGCTGGCTTTGTAATGCCTTCACCTGCCTCGACTCCTACACAAGTGCTAG GGTATTCAGCTAAAACAAACTTCAGTGCTGGGAGTCCTGAATCGAAAGATTCAATGCCAGAGTTCAGTATGGGCAATTGTCGGTTCTTCACTTATGAGGAATTGTATCAGATCACAAATGGTTTCTCAGCTCAGAACCTGCTAGGGGAAGGTGGGTTCGGATCAGTGTATAAGGGCTGCTTGGCTGATGGAAGAGAGGTTGCGGTTAAGAAACTGAAAGATGGTGGCGGGCAGGGGGAACGCGAGTTCCATGCTGAGGTGGATATTATCAGTCGTGTGCATCATCGCCATCTAGTTTCTCTTGTAGGGTATTGCATTTCAGATGACCAGAGATTGCTTGTCTATGATTTTGTGCCCAACAACACACTTCACTACCATCTTCATG GACGTGGTGTACCAGTCTTGGAATGGCCAGCTAGGGTTAGAATTGCAGCTGGCTCGGCTCGTGGAATAGCCTATCTTCATGAAGATT GTCATCCCCGAATAATCCACAGAGATATAAAGTCCTCTAATATTTTACTGGATAATAACTTTGAAGCACTG GTTGCCGATTTTGGTCTGGCAAGGTTAGCTATGGATGCTTGCACTCATGTAACTACACGAGTGATGGGAACTTTTGG ATACCTTGCTCCAGAGTATGCATCAAGTGGCAAGTTGACTGAGAGATCTGATGTATTTTCATTTGGTGTTGTCCTCTTGGAGCTTATTACTGGTAGAAAGCCTGTTGATGCATCGAAGCCATTGGGTGATGAGAGCCTTGTTGAGTGG GCTAGGCCATTGCTCACACAAGCGCTTGAGACTGGCAATGCTGGGGAGCTGGTGGACGCCCGACTCAATAAGAACTATAACGAAGTTGAAATGTTCCGTATGATCGAAGCTGCTGCGGCTTGTATTCGACATTCAGCATCCAGGAGACCAAGGATGAGTCAG GTTGTGCGAGTGCTTGATAGTCTCGCTGACGTTGATCTGACTAACGGCGTTCAGCCAGGCAAGAGTGAGATGTTCAATGTTGCAAACACGGCCGAGATCAGGATGTTTCAGCGGATGGCGTTTGGCAGCCAAGATTTCACGACCGATTTCAGCCAGTCCAGCTGGAACAGCCAGAGCCAGAGCAGAAGTCTTGATGCCTCTGGGTCGAGGCCATTGTAA
- the LOC8079083 gene encoding phosphoenolpyruvate carboxylase 4, with amino-acid sequence MLDTTDDIAEGISFQAFEDDCRLLASLLHDVLLRELGPRFIQILERNRILAQSAVSMRAAGMEDTAAVVERQLEADLAAMSLDDALCVARAFSHYLNLMGIAETHHRVRKARNIEQLSKSCDDIFNKLIQSGVPPEQLYDTVCKQEVEIVLTAHPTQINRRTLQYKHLRVAHLLEFNGRPDLSHEDKEMLIEDLVREITAIWQTDELRRHKPTPVDEARAGLHIVEQSLWKAIPHYLRRVSSALKKHTGRPLPLTCTPIKFGSWMGGDRDGNPNVTAKVTRDVSLLSRWMAIDFYIRELDNLSFELSIKRCSDKVASLANDIILKESASEDLKANTWNKTVPQNNAKLHHNLALPAQLPSGADLPSCTECSDGESQFRMINLPRNSSRPGALNLTEKIEDSPLSSPTSRQPQLSRTSSGHQLRKLFKESHIGRSSSFQKLLEPSLSDRPGITPYRVVLGNVKEKLVKTRRRLELLLEDLPCDYDTEEYCETSDQLLEPLLLCHQSLQSCGASVLADGRLADLIRRVATFGMVLMKLDVRQESGRHTEALDSVTSYLDLGVYSEWDEEKKLDFLTRELKGKRPLVPQNIEVSADVKEVLDTFKVAAELGSDSLGAYVISMASNASDVLAVELLQKDARLTVSGDLGRPCPGGTLRVVPLFETVKDLQAAGSAIRKLLSIDWYREHIIKNHNGHQEVMVGYSDSGKDAGRFTAAWELYKAQEDVVAACNEFGIKVTLFHGRGGSIGRGGGPTYLAIQSQPPGSVMGTLRSTEQGEMVQAKFGLPQTAVRQLEIYTTAVLLATLRPPHPPRDPNWRTVMEEISRASCAHYRATVYEDPEFITYFQEATPQAELGHLNIGSRPAKRKQALGGISSLRAIPWVFAWTQTRLVLPAWLGVGTGLQDALDRGHGAELRAMYGEWPFFQSTVDLIEMVTAKADAPVAAHYEEMLVAPERRAVGERLRKELARTERCVLAVSGHSKLTAHNRSLRRLIESRLAYLNPINMLQVEVLRRLRRDDDNRRLRDALLITINGIAAGMRNTG; translated from the exons ATGTTGGACACGACGGACGACATCGCGGAGGGGATATCGTTCCAGGCGTTCGAGGACGACTGCCGCCTCCTCGCCAGCCTCCTCCACGACGTCCTCCTCCGCGAGCTCGGCCCCCGCTTCATCCAAATCCTCGAGCGCAACCGCATCCTCGCGCAG AGCGCCGTCTCCATGCGCGCGGCGGGGATGGAGGACACGGCGGCCGTCGTCGAGCGGCAGCTGGAGGCCGACCTGGCCGCGATGTCCCTGGACGACGCGCTCTGCGTCGCCCGGGCCTTCTCCCACTACCTCAACCtcatgggcatcgccgagacccACCACAG GGTTCGTAAAGCACGCAACATAGAACAGCTCTCAAAATCATGTGATGATATATTCAACAAGCTGATTCAAAGTGGTGTCCCTCCAGAACAACTATATGACACTGTCTGCAAGCAG GAGGTTGAAATTGTTCTGACAGCGCATCCGACCCAAATAAATCGGCGAACTTTGCAATACAAGCACCTAAGAGTAGCA CATCTTTTGGAGTTCAACGGTCGCCCTGATCTAAGCCACGAGGATAAAGAAATGCTAATTGAAGATCTG GTAAGGGAAATCACAGCAATATGGCAGACGGATGAGTTGAGGCGCCACAAACCTACACCAGTTGACGAAGCTAGAGCTG GTCTTCATATTGTGGAGCAATCCCTTTGGAAAGCGATACCACACTATCTTCGCCGTGTTAGTAGTGCTCTAAAGAAG CACACTGGAAGACCACTTCCGCTAACCTGTACACCAATCAAGTTTGGTTCTTGGATGGGTGGTGACCGGGATGGGAATCCTAACGTTACAGCAAAA GTGACTAGGGATGTTTCATTGCTGTCCCGGTGGATGGCAATAGACTTTTACATTCGGGAATTAGACAATCTCAGCTTTGAGTTGTCTATCAAGAGATGCAGTGACAAGGTTGCAAGCTTGGCTAATGACATTATTCTCAAAG AGTCGGCATCCGAGGACCTAAAGGCCAATACCTGGAACAAAACAGTACCACAGAACAATGCAAAGCTTCATCATAACTTGGCTCTGCCTGCACAACTTCCTTCTGGTGCTGATCTTCCTTCATGTACAG AATGCAGTGATGGAGAATCTCAATTTAGGATGATAAATCTTCCAAGGAACTCAAGTCGTCCG GGTGCTCTTAATTTAACAGAAAAAATTGAAGACAGTCCATTGTCATCTCCTACTAGTCGTCAACCACAGCTAAGTAGAACTTCAAGTGGCCATCAACTAAGGAAGTTGTTCAAAGAATCTCATATAGGTCGATCAAGTAGCTTCCAGAAGCTACTTGAGCCAAGCCTATCTGACAGACCAGGAATTACTCCTTACAGGGTTGTCCTTGGTAATGTGAAAGAAAAG CTGGTGAAGACACGTAGACGGCTTGAGCTTCTGCTTGAGGATCTACCATGTGACTATGACACTGAAGAATATTGTGAAACATCAGATCAACTTTTGGAACCTTTGCTCTTATGCCATCAATCTCTG CAATCATGCGGAGCAAGTGTCCTTGCCGATGGCCGGTTAGCAGATTTGATACGAAGGGTTGCAACCTTTGGTATGGTTCTTATGAAGCTCGATGTACGCCAG GAATCTGGCCGTCACACAGAAGCACTTGATTCCGTCACATCCTACTTGGATCTTGGTGTTTATAGTGAGTGGGATGAAGAAAAGAAGCTGGATTTCTTGACTAGAGAGCTGAAAGGGAAGCGCCCTCTAGTACCCCAAAACATAGAG GTTTCTGCTGATGTGAAAGAAGTTCTGGACACCTTCAAAGTTGCTGCAGAATTAGGGAGTGACTCGCTTGGAGCATATGTCATTTCAATGGCCTCAAAT gcaAGTGATGTCCTCGCTGTGGAGCTGTTGCAGAAGGATGCAAGACTTACAGTTAGCGGGGACCTAGGAAGACCATGTCCTGGTGGCAC GTTAAGAGTTGTCCCCTTGTTCGAGACCGTTAAAGATTTGCAGGCAGCCGGGTCCGCAATCAGGAAGCTACTTTCCATCGACTGGTACAGGGAGCACATCATCAAGAACCACAACGGCCACCAGGAG GTAATGGTGGGGTACTCGGACTCCGGCAAGGACGCCGGTCGCTTCACGGCGGCATGGGAGCTGTACAAGGCTCAGGAAGACGTGGTCGCGGCGTGCAACGAGTTCGGGATCAAGGTGACGCTGTTCCACGGCCGTGGCGGCAGCATCGGGCGCGGCGGCGGGCCGACGTACCTGGCCATCCAGTCGCAGCCTCCGGGGTCCGTGATGGGCACCCTCCGTTCGACGGAGCAAGGCGAGATGGTGCAGGCCAAGTTCGGGCTCCCACAGACCGCCGTCCGCCAGCTCGAGATCTACACGACGGCGGTGCTGCTGGCGACTCTACggccgccgcatccgccgcgggACCCCAACTGGCGGACCGTCATGGAGGAGATCTCCCGCGCGAGCTGCGCGCACTACCGCGCCACGGTGTACGAGGACCCGGAGTTCATCACCTACTTCCAGGAGGCGACGCCGCAGGCGGAGCTGGGCCACCTCAACATCGGCAGCCGCCCGGCGAAGCGCAAGCAGGCGCTGGGCGGCATCTCGAGCCTGCGCGCCATCCCGTGGGTGTTCGCGTGGACGCAGACGCGGCTGGTGCTCCCCGCGTGGCTGGGCGTCGGCACGGGGCTGCAGGACGCGCTGGACCGCGGCCACGGCGCCGAGCTCCGCGCCATGTACGGCGAGTGGCCGTTTTTCCAGAGCACCGTGGACCTGATCGAGATGGTGACGGCGAAAGCCGACGCGCCCGTGGCGGCGCACTACGAGGAGATGCTGGTGGCGCCCGAGCGGCGCGCCGTGGGGGAACGGCTGAGGAAAGAGCTGGCCCGCACGGAGCGGTGCGTGCTGGCGGTCAGCGGGCACAGCAAGCTCACGGCGCACAACCGCAGCCTGAGGAGGCTCATCGAGAGCCGGCTGGCGTACCTGAACCCGATCAACATGCTGCAGGTGGAGGTGCTCCGTAGGCTCCGCCGCGACGACGATAACCGGAGGCTCCGTGACGCGCTGCTCATCACCATCAATGGCATCGCCGCCGGCATGCGCAACACCGGCTGA